A window of the Maridesulfovibrio bastinii DSM 16055 genome harbors these coding sequences:
- a CDS encoding [FeFe] hydrogenase, group A, translating to MRKIEDVMYQTNAPDGVNPDNVFFVQVDATKCEACGTCEEVCATGAIQSINEDGIHQVVDTSACMNCGQCLVNCPYGAIYEGVSFVDEVFEKLRDPDTVVVSMPAPAVRYGLGECFGKPTGTYVGPQMHAALRQLGFDYIWDNEFSADVTIMEEGTELINRVKNAGKKGTLPLPQFTSCCPGWMKFVETFHPELLPHVSTCKSPIGMLGSLAKTYGAHETGTPAKKMYTVSIMPCIAKKYEGMREEMADSGYRDIDATINTRELAYMIKKAGINFNSLKGEDPDPVLGESTGAATIFGTSGGVMEAALRLAYEVLSGKKLDNPDIKVVRTHEGINSADVKVPGFGTVKVAVASGLANANKLCEEVKSGKSPYHFIEIMACPGGCVNGGGQPLDPDVLASLFKSTVARINRRFRARRPQA from the coding sequence ATGCGAAAGATTGAAGATGTTATGTATCAGACCAACGCCCCGGACGGGGTCAACCCGGACAATGTCTTTTTTGTTCAGGTTGATGCCACCAAATGTGAGGCGTGCGGTACATGTGAAGAAGTATGCGCTACCGGTGCAATTCAGTCTATCAATGAAGACGGAATACATCAGGTCGTAGATACTTCAGCCTGCATGAATTGCGGTCAGTGTCTTGTAAATTGCCCCTATGGAGCAATATACGAAGGCGTTTCATTTGTAGATGAAGTTTTTGAAAAACTGCGTGACCCTGATACCGTGGTCGTTTCAATGCCGGCACCGGCAGTCAGATACGGTCTGGGTGAATGTTTCGGCAAGCCTACCGGAACTTATGTCGGCCCGCAGATGCACGCCGCATTACGGCAGCTGGGCTTTGATTACATCTGGGACAACGAATTCTCAGCCGATGTAACCATCATGGAAGAAGGAACAGAACTTATCAACAGGGTAAAAAATGCTGGCAAGAAGGGAACTCTTCCTCTACCGCAGTTTACTTCCTGTTGTCCCGGATGGATGAAATTCGTGGAAACATTCCACCCGGAACTTCTTCCCCACGTCTCAACCTGTAAATCTCCTATCGGTATGCTGGGATCACTGGCAAAAACCTATGGAGCCCACGAAACAGGCACTCCGGCCAAAAAAATGTACACTGTCTCCATTATGCCGTGCATCGCCAAGAAATACGAGGGAATGCGCGAAGAAATGGCCGACAGCGGCTACAGGGATATTGATGCCACTATCAACACCCGTGAGCTGGCCTACATGATTAAAAAAGCCGGAATCAACTTCAACTCTCTCAAAGGCGAAGATCCTGATCCGGTTCTTGGAGAGTCAACCGGAGCAGCAACCATTTTCGGTACCAGCGGCGGTGTTATGGAAGCAGCCCTGCGACTGGCATACGAAGTTTTATCCGGCAAAAAATTAGATAACCCGGATATCAAAGTTGTCCGCACCCACGAAGGCATCAACTCCGCAGATGTCAAAGTACCCGGTTTCGGCACAGTCAAAGTTGCGGTGGCAAGCGGTCTCGCTAATGCCAATAAACTTTGCGAAGAAGTGAAAAGCGGTAAATCACCATACCACTTCATTGAAATCATGGCCTGTCCCGGTGGCTGTGTAAACGGCGGAGGACAACCGCTTGATCCTGACGTGCTGGCTTCTCTCTTTAAAAGCACTGTTGCCAGAATCAATCGTCGTTTCCGCGCCAGACGGCCTCAGGCATAG
- a CDS encoding carboxymuconolactone decarboxylase family protein gives MDAAEKAANTLAKMTQKAGDVFPKYLAFTKEISEFGPIDHKTQELIHVACSMMSQCEMCISLHIQGAASHGASKEEIMQAAMLAISMGGSPKVMYMHYVFDELEDLFD, from the coding sequence ATGGATGCAGCAGAAAAAGCAGCGAACACTTTGGCTAAAATGACTCAGAAGGCTGGAGACGTATTTCCTAAATATCTTGCCTTTACTAAAGAAATATCCGAATTCGGACCTATTGATCATAAAACACAGGAACTCATACATGTGGCCTGTTCAATGATGTCTCAGTGCGAAATGTGCATCTCCCTCCATATTCAGGGCGCCGCAAGTCATGGTGCCAGCAAGGAGGAAATCATGCAGGCGGCTATGCTGGCTATTTCAATGGGAGGCTCTCCCAAGGTTATGTACATGCACTATGTTTTTGATGAACTCGAAGATCTGTTCGATTAG
- a CDS encoding 2,3-butanediol dehydrogenase produces MSETMRAAVWHGQKDVRVETVPVPPFPEPGWVKVKVDWCGICGSDLHEYIAGPIFIPTEAPHPLTGKQGSLILGHEFTGTIVEVGEGVTNVSVGDFVAPDACQHCGECVTCREGRYNVCEKLAFTGLHNDGAFAKYVNIPAELCFVLPEGISPEEGALIEPLATGFKAVREAGSILGENVVIIGAGTIGLGTLMAAKAAGAGKIIMLEMSSVRTAKAKECGADVVINPSEVDAVAEIKAMTNGSGADVSFECVGNKFTGPLAVDVLRNAGRAVIVGIFEEPSSFNFFSLSGTDKKVIGTLAYTLRDFQGVSALLATGQLKAGPMITGRIELEDIVEKGFLELINNKDENIKIIVRPEE; encoded by the coding sequence ATGAGTGAAACAATGCGAGCTGCGGTTTGGCATGGTCAAAAAGATGTTAGAGTGGAAACTGTTCCCGTGCCACCATTTCCCGAACCCGGCTGGGTTAAGGTCAAGGTTGACTGGTGTGGCATTTGCGGGTCCGACCTGCATGAATATATTGCCGGTCCTATTTTTATCCCCACTGAGGCCCCTCATCCTTTGACAGGTAAGCAGGGCAGTCTGATTCTGGGGCATGAATTCACCGGAACTATTGTAGAGGTCGGTGAAGGTGTAACCAATGTCAGTGTAGGTGATTTTGTCGCCCCGGACGCCTGCCAGCATTGCGGAGAATGTGTGACCTGCCGGGAAGGTCGTTACAATGTCTGCGAAAAACTGGCTTTTACCGGCTTACATAATGATGGCGCATTTGCAAAATACGTCAATATACCCGCAGAACTCTGCTTTGTATTGCCTGAGGGAATTTCGCCTGAAGAGGGCGCATTGATAGAACCTCTGGCAACCGGTTTTAAGGCTGTGCGTGAAGCCGGATCAATCCTCGGCGAAAATGTGGTGATAATCGGTGCCGGAACTATCGGTCTGGGAACACTGATGGCGGCCAAGGCTGCCGGAGCCGGAAAAATAATAATGCTGGAGATGTCATCTGTCCGTACAGCCAAGGCTAAAGAATGCGGAGCGGATGTTGTAATAAATCCGAGCGAAGTTGATGCCGTGGCTGAAATAAAAGCCATGACCAATGGTTCCGGTGCGGATGTCTCGTTTGAATGCGTGGGTAATAAATTTACCGGTCCGCTTGCAGTGGATGTATTGAGAAATGCCGGAAGAGCTGTGATTGTCGGAATTTTTGAGGAACCCAGCTCTTTTAATTTTTTCAGTCTGAGCGGAACCGACAAAAAAGTAATCGGAACTCTGGCCTATACTTTGAGGGATTTTCAGGGTGTGTCTGCTTTACTGGCCACAGGACAGCTGAAAGCAGGGCCTATGATCACCGGGCGTATAGAGCTTGAGGATATTGTTGAAAAAGGTTTTCTGGAGCTGATCAACAATAAGGATGAAAACATAAAAATTATTGTCAGGCCGGAAGAATAA
- a CDS encoding alpha-ketoacid dehydrogenase subunit beta, with product MSEKTYLQALNEALRQEMEQDENVFILGEDVGQFGGCFGVTQGLFDKFGEERVIDTPITESAIVGAATGAAFSGLRPVAELMFVDFIGVSMDQLFNQAAKMRYMFGGKSTVPMTLRMPQGAGIGAAAQHSQCLESWFMNIPGLKVAIPSTPYDAKGLLISAIRDDNPVVFLEHKMLYGVSGEVPDESYTIEIGKADIKREGSDVTIVATSQMVYTALAAAEKLKADGIEAEVVDPRCVLPLDTETILESVKKTHALVVAHEAVRFAGPGAEIAAFVAEEALEYLDAPVKRVGAPFCPVPFSPPLEQHYVPGVEDIVEAVKSIR from the coding sequence ATGTCCGAAAAAACATATCTTCAAGCACTCAATGAAGCTTTGAGACAGGAAATGGAGCAAGATGAGAATGTGTTCATTCTCGGCGAAGACGTGGGACAGTTCGGAGGTTGCTTCGGTGTCACTCAGGGCCTTTTTGATAAATTCGGGGAAGAACGTGTAATAGACACACCTATCACCGAAAGTGCAATAGTCGGTGCTGCAACCGGTGCGGCTTTCAGCGGTCTGCGCCCTGTGGCGGAACTGATGTTCGTGGACTTTATCGGAGTTTCCATGGACCAGCTGTTCAACCAGGCTGCCAAAATGCGTTACATGTTCGGCGGCAAATCCACTGTTCCCATGACTCTGCGCATGCCTCAGGGCGCCGGAATAGGCGCTGCTGCACAGCATTCACAATGCCTTGAATCATGGTTTATGAATATTCCCGGATTGAAAGTCGCCATTCCTTCAACCCCTTATGATGCCAAGGGACTGCTCATCAGTGCCATTCGCGATGACAATCCGGTGGTTTTTCTTGAGCATAAAATGCTCTACGGTGTCAGCGGGGAAGTCCCGGATGAAAGTTATACCATTGAAATCGGCAAAGCAGACATCAAACGTGAAGGCAGTGATGTTACAATCGTAGCCACATCACAGATGGTCTACACAGCTCTTGCCGCAGCTGAAAAACTTAAAGCAGACGGCATTGAAGCAGAAGTGGTCGACCCGCGCTGTGTACTGCCGCTTGATACCGAAACCATCCTCGAATCCGTCAAAAAGACACATGCACTTGTTGTTGCTCATGAAGCGGTTCGTTTCGCCGGCCCCGGAGCAGAAATAGCTGCATTTGTCGCTGAGGAGGCTCTCGAATATCTGGATGCTCCTGTAAAGCGTGTCGGGGCTCCGTTCTGCCCGGTACCCTTCTCTCCTCCCCTGGAACAGCATTATGTTCCCGGAGTTGAAGATATCGTTGAAGCAGTAAAGAGCATTCGCTAA
- a CDS encoding TM1266 family iron-only hydrogenase system putative regulator has translation MEKRIGIVGVIIHERVQAAPKVNEMLGKFGELIVGRIGLPYKDKGINVIGLIVEATTDELGALTGKLGMIKGVRVKSLMV, from the coding sequence ATGGAGAAAAGAATAGGAATTGTAGGTGTTATCATTCATGAACGAGTTCAGGCAGCTCCAAAGGTCAATGAAATGCTGGGTAAATTCGGTGAGCTTATCGTCGGTAGAATCGGCCTGCCATATAAAGACAAAGGGATCAATGTCATCGGCCTTATTGTGGAAGCTACAACTGATGAACTTGGTGCTCTGACAGGGAAACTCGGCATGATCAAAGGTGTCCGGGTTAAATCTCTTATGGTCTGA
- a CDS encoding NAD(+)/NADH kinase, translating to MSIAAIIANPASGKDIRRLVAHGSIFDNQEKVRMVRRLIIGLERSGVTKILYMPDSYQIVPRALNSISPSIPIEPIEMPVKNNQTDTMVAAGIMETLGAKSLIILGGDGTSRVACKGTVAVPVLPLSTGTNNVFPYMAEATIAGLAAGLVACGKLPLSKCCFKSCMFDILIDDAVVDIALVDAAVYDDIFLASKAVWKMEKIPQLFLTRCSACSIGLSAVGGQISEILPEEPRAMALTLGSPASSTVTAAIAPGMFAEVPIKEIHEMTPGQFFPINVSPGIIAVDGEREVEIHRGSCAGIRLNTEGPRVINIERTMNAAREEGLFHQP from the coding sequence TTGAGCATTGCAGCAATTATCGCAAATCCGGCTTCCGGCAAAGATATAAGACGTCTGGTGGCACACGGCAGTATTTTTGATAATCAGGAAAAGGTCCGAATGGTCCGCAGACTGATTATAGGTCTTGAACGTTCCGGGGTTACGAAAATACTATACATGCCTGATTCATATCAGATTGTTCCCCGCGCCCTCAATTCAATCTCACCATCCATTCCGATAGAACCCATAGAAATGCCCGTCAAAAACAATCAGACCGATACCATGGTCGCGGCAGGCATAATGGAGACATTGGGGGCAAAAAGTCTGATAATCTTAGGCGGAGACGGTACAAGCAGAGTCGCCTGCAAAGGAACTGTGGCTGTCCCTGTTCTGCCACTGTCCACCGGAACGAACAATGTTTTTCCATATATGGCTGAAGCAACCATAGCCGGGCTTGCGGCAGGTCTGGTGGCATGCGGGAAACTGCCTCTCTCAAAATGCTGCTTTAAATCATGCATGTTTGATATTTTGATTGATGATGCCGTGGTTGACATCGCCCTGGTGGATGCTGCGGTGTATGATGATATTTTTCTGGCCTCAAAAGCTGTCTGGAAAATGGAAAAAATACCGCAGCTGTTTCTCACGCGCTGTAGCGCCTGCTCTATCGGTCTTTCAGCTGTAGGTGGACAGATATCTGAGATTCTCCCGGAAGAACCGCGCGCAATGGCACTGACTCTGGGAAGTCCGGCTTCTTCAACAGTTACAGCAGCAATAGCACCGGGAATGTTTGCTGAGGTTCCTATAAAAGAAATCCACGAAATGACACCGGGACAATTTTTTCCCATTAACGTCTCCCCCGGTATCATTGCCGTTGACGGTGAAAGAGAAGTTGAAATTCATCGTGGTTCATGTGCCGGAATAAGGTTGAATACCGAAGGCCCGAGGGTTATCAATATAGAAAGAACTATGAATGCAGCCAGAGAAGAAGGACTTTTCCATCAACCGTAA
- a CDS encoding thiamine pyrophosphate-dependent dehydrogenase E1 component subunit alpha: MALSKKTLTQMYETMNRIRMFELKLQELFAAGEIPGFVHLYLGEEAVATGACSVLTDADMISSTHRGHGHLLAKGGDVKLMMAEIFGRQTGYCKGKGGSMHIADLNLGILGANGIVGGGGPLAVGAALASKYKHSDNVTLCFFGDGASNQGTTQESLNMASAWKLPLVFVNENNGYGISCPQCKSMAVVDIADRAAAYDMPGVVVDGNDVLAVQEAIAEAVKRARNGEGPSLVECKTYRWRGHFEGDACTYRCDQELKDWMEKDPIPRFEAKLLENKTLTEKEVEKIKARISEEIDDAVAFAKESPLPPVSALMDDVYA, translated from the coding sequence ATGGCTCTCAGCAAGAAGACATTGACTCAAATGTACGAAACCATGAACAGGATCAGGATGTTTGAGCTGAAGCTGCAGGAACTTTTCGCCGCAGGCGAAATTCCCGGCTTCGTACACCTTTACCTCGGGGAAGAAGCTGTCGCCACCGGAGCCTGTTCAGTGCTCACCGATGCCGATATGATTTCCAGTACCCACCGCGGTCACGGACACCTCCTTGCCAAAGGCGGAGATGTTAAGCTCATGATGGCTGAAATCTTCGGAAGGCAGACCGGATACTGCAAAGGAAAAGGCGGTTCGATGCATATCGCCGATCTTAACCTCGGTATACTCGGAGCAAACGGAATCGTAGGTGGCGGTGGACCTCTTGCCGTCGGCGCAGCTCTGGCTTCCAAATACAAACATTCCGATAACGTGACTCTCTGCTTTTTCGGCGACGGAGCATCCAATCAGGGAACAACTCAGGAATCCCTGAACATGGCCAGTGCATGGAAACTGCCTTTAGTATTCGTCAACGAAAACAACGGATATGGAATATCCTGCCCGCAGTGCAAATCCATGGCAGTTGTTGATATTGCCGACCGTGCAGCCGCATACGATATGCCCGGCGTAGTAGTAGACGGCAACGATGTTCTTGCTGTTCAGGAAGCTATTGCAGAAGCAGTTAAGAGGGCTCGCAACGGCGAAGGCCCCTCACTTGTTGAGTGCAAAACATACCGCTGGCGCGGGCATTTTGAAGGGGATGCCTGCACCTATCGTTGTGATCAGGAATTAAAGGACTGGATGGAGAAAGATCCTATCCCGCGCTTTGAAGCAAAACTTCTGGAAAACAAGACTCTTACAGAAAAAGAAGTCGAAAAAATCAAAGCTCGTATTTCCGAAGAAATTGATGATGCTGTTGCCTTTGCCAAGGAAAGTCCACTGCCGCCTGTCAGTGCGCTTATGGATGACGTTTACGCCTAA
- a CDS encoding Lin0512 family protein gives MSRKRFAIELGYAADLHGEDMTKAAIRAVRDAVSRICLCGIVEICGRDRFQDVFVHAEIAVPVPEEVDHEAVLAVIPIGEASLNVTKGGMSVPGIEVPCFAPGVSNIVIACAALTVSIGMEKDGAEIEEA, from the coding sequence ATGTCCCGAAAACGGTTTGCCATAGAACTTGGATACGCAGCCGACCTGCACGGCGAGGATATGACCAAAGCCGCCATAAGAGCAGTCCGTGATGCGGTATCAAGAATATGTTTATGCGGCATTGTTGAAATATGCGGCAGGGACCGCTTTCAGGATGTTTTTGTCCACGCGGAAATTGCCGTGCCTGTACCGGAAGAAGTTGACCATGAAGCTGTCCTCGCTGTCATTCCAATAGGTGAAGCATCACTTAATGTGACCAAAGGCGGGATGAGCGTACCGGGAATAGAAGTTCCCTGCTTTGCCCCGGGGGTAAGCAATATTGTCATCGCATGCGCCGCTCTGACCGTCTCCATCGGGATGGAAAAGGACGGGGCTGAAATAGAAGAAGCATAG
- a CDS encoding MBL fold metallo-hydrolase, with protein MDNDFIEIQLVANAGVLVRYQGRGMLVDGIHHEDGHPFNQVPLMDLHLMKTGSPPYNNLDYLFFTHEHPDHFTVEYVMEHIKQRAAKALFLPDEAGGSPNLSSLLREAGLRGIPCTTLGLEPGESRIFTVEKWLKVTVVGTRHMGPQYQDVRNDCFMLSLGGRNILFTGDADHHPGYFENALEGLKPDTVFVNPIFYHNAEGRKIINNILKPETVVIYHLPSLENDPLNLNYTVARAVKKYSNAQQQTIVFNTEKQKLRLPVLNPLSA; from the coding sequence ATGGATAATGACTTCATAGAAATACAGCTTGTAGCAAATGCCGGAGTTCTGGTCCGCTATCAGGGACGCGGGATGCTTGTGGACGGCATACACCATGAAGACGGCCATCCGTTCAATCAGGTTCCGCTGATGGATCTACACCTTATGAAGACCGGATCACCGCCATATAATAATCTGGATTATTTATTTTTTACCCATGAACATCCTGATCATTTCACGGTGGAATATGTGATGGAGCATATAAAGCAAAGGGCGGCAAAAGCTTTGTTTCTACCTGATGAAGCCGGAGGGTCACCAAATTTGTCGTCCCTACTGCGTGAGGCCGGCTTGCGTGGAATACCCTGCACAACTCTTGGGCTTGAGCCTGGGGAATCAAGAATTTTTACAGTTGAAAAATGGCTTAAAGTGACCGTTGTCGGCACCCGTCACATGGGACCGCAATATCAGGACGTGCGTAATGACTGCTTCATGCTTTCACTCGGTGGCAGAAATATTCTTTTCACCGGGGACGCCGACCATCATCCCGGATATTTTGAAAATGCTCTTGAAGGATTAAAACCGGATACAGTTTTTGTGAACCCGATTTTTTATCATAATGCTGAGGGCCGTAAAATTATCAATAATATTTTAAAGCCGGAAACAGTTGTCATTTATCACCTGCCGTCTTTAGAAAATGATCCTCTCAACCTGAACTATACAGTTGCCCGGGCTGTTAAAAAATATTCCAACGCGCAGCAGCAGACTATTGTTTTCAACACTGAGAAACAAAAACTGCGCCTGCCTGTGCTGAATCCTTTATCGGCATAA
- the lipB gene encoding lipoyl(octanoyl) transferase LipB — protein sequence MPTANKNQQHAGLLLDLSIENYMEIFRLQELLHERRLKKMIPDVVIMLEHTPCFTIGRSGSREHILVDDSILNQHGITVHETSRGGDITYHGPGQLVCYPILSLDENRDLHAYARKMEEVMIRTLAAFEITAGRKPEYPGVWVEDRKIGAMGIAVRKWITMHGISLNVFPDLRHFSFIIPCGITSYGVTSMSEIKSGPIDIKTVRTEMCNQFSRIFNMELQSTTLEQLTGEE from the coding sequence ATGCCGACAGCTAACAAAAACCAACAGCATGCAGGATTACTGCTTGACCTTTCCATTGAAAATTACATGGAAATCTTCCGCCTGCAGGAACTTCTTCACGAAAGAAGACTGAAAAAAATGATTCCCGATGTGGTTATCATGCTCGAACATACCCCGTGTTTTACCATCGGGCGCAGTGGGAGCCGTGAGCATATACTTGTGGATGACAGCATTCTGAATCAGCACGGCATCACGGTCCATGAAACATCAAGAGGCGGAGATATAACCTACCACGGTCCCGGACAGCTTGTCTGTTATCCCATTCTATCGCTCGACGAAAACCGGGATCTGCATGCCTATGCCCGTAAAATGGAAGAAGTTATGATCCGCACTCTGGCTGCGTTTGAAATAACTGCCGGACGCAAACCGGAATATCCGGGAGTATGGGTCGAAGACCGCAAAATAGGTGCAATGGGCATAGCTGTGCGTAAATGGATAACCATGCACGGGATATCACTTAATGTCTTTCCTGATCTGCGCCATTTTTCCTTCATAATCCCCTGCGGAATCACTTCGTACGGGGTAACTTCCATGTCTGAAATCAAATCAGGTCCCATTGATATTAAAACCGTCCGGACTGAAATGTGTAATCAGTTCAGCCGGATCTTCAATATGGAGCTGCAAAGCACCACCTTGGAACAACTCACAGGAGAGGAATAA
- a CDS encoding PaaI family thioesterase yields MEIKTHDQIDRSLCGNPVVVEEGRSEVKLECLQSMAADASGLVHGGFIFGLADYAAMLAVNHPNVVLGGAETRFLKPSVVGDVLLAKAECLPSEGRKHCVKVEVFCGEDMVFSGAFTCFVTKEHVLAGK; encoded by the coding sequence ATGGAAATAAAAACCCATGATCAGATTGATCGTTCTTTGTGCGGCAACCCCGTTGTGGTGGAAGAAGGCAGAAGTGAAGTAAAGCTGGAATGTCTTCAGAGTATGGCCGCTGATGCCAGTGGACTGGTTCACGGTGGTTTTATATTCGGGCTTGCTGATTATGCCGCTATGCTTGCTGTAAACCATCCTAATGTTGTGCTTGGCGGAGCGGAAACCCGTTTTTTAAAACCGTCAGTAGTCGGTGATGTGCTGCTGGCAAAAGCTGAATGCCTGCCCTCAGAAGGGCGCAAACATTGCGTCAAAGTGGAAGTTTTCTGCGGAGAAGATATGGTTTTCAGCGGGGCTTTTACCTGTTTTGTGACCAAAGAACATGTCCTTGCAGGCAAATAG
- a CDS encoding iron hydrogenase small subunit, with protein sequence MSIGKINRRGFIKACGVMAGYAVLTANMTKEAVAAAMEFVGLRQAQVYHADAKIYKIRKSQDNPMIKKLYDKKHGFLHEGPCGHMSHRLLHTDYTDRSARVSALKENGFKLKI encoded by the coding sequence ATGAGTATCGGTAAAATAAACAGACGAGGCTTTATCAAAGCCTGTGGTGTTATGGCCGGATATGCGGTTCTTACTGCAAATATGACCAAAGAAGCTGTTGCCGCAGCAATGGAATTTGTCGGACTGCGTCAGGCTCAGGTATATCATGCTGACGCTAAAATATATAAAATCCGCAAGTCTCAAGACAATCCCATGATTAAAAAACTCTATGACAAAAAACATGGTTTTTTACATGAGGGTCCTTGCGGACACATGTCCCACCGTCTTCTGCATACGGACTACACTGATCGTAGCGCCCGTGTTTCCGCTTTAAAAGAGAATGGCTTCAAATTGAAAATTTAA
- a CDS encoding DUF6506 family protein, with protein sequence MSEVLKAAFIFISPDGNPEEHKSWVRTGAVDLLAISVSSYAQAEQLAKDLVEKEGIKAIELCGGFGTAGTAKIAAAVDVPVGVVRFDIHPGLGNVSGDKLF encoded by the coding sequence ATGAGTGAAGTACTTAAAGCGGCATTTATTTTCATATCACCTGACGGCAATCCCGAAGAGCATAAAAGCTGGGTGCGTACAGGGGCTGTGGATCTGCTCGCCATATCTGTAAGCAGCTATGCTCAGGCGGAACAACTGGCCAAAGACCTTGTTGAAAAAGAAGGAATAAAGGCGATTGAACTTTGCGGAGGATTCGGAACAGCCGGAACAGCAAAGATTGCGGCAGCTGTGGACGTGCCTGTGGGTGTTGTCCGGTTTGATATTCATCCCGGACTGGGCAATGTCAGCGGTGATAAACTTTTCTAG
- the lipA gene encoding lipoyl synthase, which yields MQKPEWLVLPAPNAQHMDNIRDLLGKGHLHSVCESAQCPNIGECFANKTCTFMILGDICTRNCAFCAVTHGKPGLPDPDEPEKLALTAKQLGLRHVVVTSVTRDDLPDGGAGHFAETIKAIKRETPDVTVEVLIPDFKGNEAALQQVIDANPEVINHNVETIPRLYPTVRPSAKYQQSLQLLRNVSRLSTRQSITTKSGLMLGLGETKDEVVQVMKDLLEFGCNTLTIGQYLAPSPNHHPVIEYVHPDQFNELSEIGTELGFYQVVSGPLVRSSYHAGESFARLSSECGLCR from the coding sequence ATGCAAAAACCAGAATGGCTTGTTCTTCCGGCACCCAATGCACAACACATGGACAATATTCGCGATCTTCTGGGAAAAGGACACCTTCACTCTGTCTGTGAGAGTGCGCAATGTCCGAACATAGGTGAATGTTTTGCCAACAAAACCTGCACCTTCATGATTCTGGGTGACATCTGCACGCGTAATTGCGCCTTTTGCGCCGTGACACACGGAAAACCGGGCCTGCCGGACCCGGATGAACCTGAAAAACTTGCTTTAACAGCAAAACAGCTGGGATTGCGCCATGTGGTGGTGACCTCTGTAACCCGTGATGATCTTCCGGATGGTGGAGCTGGACATTTCGCCGAGACAATAAAAGCTATCAAACGTGAAACGCCAGACGTTACAGTTGAAGTGCTTATCCCGGACTTCAAGGGCAATGAAGCAGCTCTACAACAGGTTATAGACGCCAATCCTGAAGTAATTAATCATAATGTGGAAACTATTCCGCGCCTGTACCCGACAGTCCGTCCATCCGCCAAATATCAACAGTCTTTACAACTGCTGCGTAATGTTTCCCGGCTGAGCACAAGACAGTCAATCACAACAAAATCAGGTTTAATGCTCGGACTGGGGGAAACCAAGGATGAGGTTGTTCAGGTTATGAAAGATCTGCTTGAATTCGGATGCAATACACTGACAATCGGACAATACCTTGCACCCTCGCCGAATCATCATCCGGTTATCGAATATGTTCATCCCGACCAGTTTAACGAGCTTTCTGAAATTGGAACTGAACTTGGATTTTATCAGGTTGTTTCCGGACCGCTGGTACGCAGTTCGTACCATGCCGGAGAAAGCTTTGCCCGCTTAAGTTCTGAATGCGGATTATGCCGATAA